Part of the Triticum aestivum cultivar Chinese Spring chromosome 4D, IWGSC CS RefSeq v2.1, whole genome shotgun sequence genome is shown below.
CTTGGCAAGGCTCTGTGCTATGTTTCGCTTGTCGTTTGATCACCTGGATTTACCGCAGCCTGCATCCTTCCTCATAGTGTAAACTCCATTAGCCAGAGAGGTGCTTTGAATTTCGGGTCGGCTGGTTTTTTTTCATGCAAGCCAGGCAGTCATACAACTCAAACTTTAGTCCGTCAAAACCCAGTGTTTTCATACTCTGCATCGAGTTTGACATGTTTTTTCTGTTGGAACGTGCCCACGTCCCGCTCCTCAGGTGGCTAACCATGCAGCCCGCGTCATCCGCGTCCTCAACGGCCGCATGCACTTTGTGCTTATCGTCTCCTGCATGTTAGCGATTACTGGCTTATGCCGTTGTACTCCCACGTTCTCACAGCTCTCTCTCATGTAAACTGTATATATGTGTGCCGGATGCATGAATACAGGCAGTGTGTGAGTGTGGCATAACCAAACTTGGTATCAGACGCAAACACCTCCGATCCTTCTCTCTCCCACCGCTTCCGCTATGCACCGTCTCCTCCGCCGCACCCGCTCGGCGGACTTCGACGCGCCGGCGCCCACTCCGCTCGCCGCCGTCCCCATCGCCACCGCTGCTCCCGCCCCGGTCACCCCTTCCCAGGCCGCGCCCGCTGCCGCGGTCGCCCCAGCACTGCGCCGCGCGCACCTTGGCGATCTGGGCAAAACGCCCATGCCCGAAGGGGCTGCGGCTCCTTCCTCCTCCACCTCGGCACCTCGCGTGGTGCCCCCTGCCCCGACCACGGGCGTCCTTCGGACGGCCGGCAGCACCCCCGTTCCGCGCCTCCCGCTCGGCGGCACAGGCGGCGCCCTCGTCCCCCATCCCGGCCTCGGCGGCTCCGTCGCCGGTCCTTCCTCCACGGCCGGCCTCCCGCCCTCCATCGCGCACTACTTCACCACCAAGCTCCAACTCGAGTCGGGTAACTACTCACGCTGGCGTCAACTTTTCTACATCATTGCGTCATTCCTCTGGCATTTTAGTAGGCGACGGGTCTCGTCTTCCCATTACCGTTGTAGGCTCTACTACTGTGTCTAATTTTTCTCTCAATGACGTCCTCATATCCCCTACCATAATCAAAAACTTGATCTCTGTACATCGTTTTACACAAGATAACTTTTGTTCTATCACTTTTGACCTTTTCGGTTTTTCCGTGAAGGACCTAGCCACGGGGAAGCTCATCATGAGGTCCAATAGCCACGGGGATCTCTACCccttcttcaccaactccggcgtcCAGGCAGCACTCTCCGTCGTCACCGATGACATCTGGCATCTTCGCTTAGGGCATGCTAGCAATAAATCAGTTTCTATTCTAGCACGTGATTTTCTTCCAACTTGTAATAAAAATAGGCCTAGCAACTCCGTCTGCTCATCATGTAAACTAGGCAAGCAGCCACGGCTGCCTTTTTCCCTTTCCACTTCCAAAACAAGTGCACCTTTCCAATTAATACATTGTGACTTATGGACCTCGCCGGTACCTAGTTTCTCTGGCTTTCAATATTATCTTGTAATTCTAGATGACTACTCACACTACTCGTGGACGTTCCCCTTGCGCAACAAATCCGATACCGCTGACACCGTCTCACGTTTCTTTGCGTATGTTCTCACACAATTTCACGTCACAATTTAATGTATGCAGTGCGACAACGGTGGTGAATTCCTCACCTCCTCCTTGCGTGATTTATTCTCTCGCCGCGGTGTTTCCTTCCGCTTATCATGCCCACACACCTCGCCACAAAACGGCAAGGCCGAGCGCCTTATCCGTACCACCAACGACGTTCTCCGTGTGCTTCTCATCCACGCAAACCTTCCGCCCCCTCCCCTTTGGGTCTAGGCACTCCACACCGCCACCTACATCCTCAACCGGCGCCCCTCCTCGGCCATCAACTTCGTGACGCCTCACTTCCTTCTTCTAGGTCAACACCCCACATACGACCACATGCGCGCCTTTGGGTGTCTCTGTTTCCCCAACACCATTGCCACTAgcccacacaaactcgcccctcgGTCGTCTCGCTGTGTTTTCCTCGGATATCCTCTAGAGCACAAGGGCTACCGGTGTCTTGACCTATCTACTCGCAAAGTCATTATTTCCCGACACGTCACGTTCGACGAGAGCGCCTTCCCCTATTTTCCTGCCGATCACCCTCGCTCCTCCCCTCTTCCGTCGACCACAGAAAATCCGGTCCACCAAATCTGCCCCGAACCCCGTACCTCGTACCTCCCATATCGGCCACCCACCCCGGGATCCGCACCGACCCCTCCTCCACCTACCAGCCCTGCTCCACCAACGAGCGCCCCGGCCAATCCGCGTCTACTCCGCTCCACCAACGAGCGCCCCGGCTCATCCACCGCGCGCCCCCCTCCCGAGCCATGCAGCCCGCGTGCCCCGCCAATCACCTCGCCCCGTGAACCTGCCTCCCCGTGCACGCCCCACTTTCCCTGCACGCCAGCCGATCCACCAACCCCCGCCTCGGACAGCTCCCATGCAGCCAGTCCATGTGCGCCATTTGTCCCGCCCCTCCCACCACGAGCCATCCCGGTTGCACCACCCACAAACCTCCATCGCATGCGCACACGAGCAAAATCTGGCTTTGCCCAGCCCAAAGCACTCCACACCACGACCCCGCCCATCAGCCCCATTCCTTCTTCCTATCGTGCTGCCCTTCGAGGCCCAAATTGGTATGCTGCGATGCTAGAGGAATATAACGCACTGATGAAGAATAATACGTGGTGTTTAGTGTCTCGTCCTGCAAGTGCCAATGTCGTTTCAGGCAAGTGGATTTTCCGGCACAAGTTTCATCCGGATGGCACTCTTGCGCGTTACAAGGCGCGGTGGGTGCTTCGCGGTTTCATGCAGCAGGCCGGCATCGACTACACCAAGACGTTCAGCCCCGTGGTCAAACCGGCCACCATTCGGACTGTTCTGAGCATCGCCGCCGGCCAGTCGTGGCCCATACATGAGCTGGACGTCAAGAACGCCTTCCTCCACGGCCACCTCGCGGAGACAGTCTACAGTCACCAGCCGTCCGGCTTCGTCGACACCAGCTCACCATCGCACGTTTGCTGGCTGAACCGTTCTCTTTACGGTCTCAAGCAGGCGCCTCGGGCGTGGTTCACCAGGTTCACGTCCTATCTGCGGACGCTTGGCTTCGTCGCGTCGCGATCGGACTCCTCGCTCTTCGTCCTCCGACGAGGTGATCACCTCGCCTACCTGCTCCTCTACGTCGACGTCATCATCCTCACCGCCAGCTCGGGCGCGGTGCTCGACTCCGTCATCCAGGCTCTCCACCGCGAGTTCGCCATGACTGACCTCGGCGCGCTCCACCACTTCCTCGGCATCAACGTCACCACCACCGCACGTGGCCTGTTTCTTTCCCAGGAATAGTACGCCCTGGAGATCCTCGACCGtgctggcatgcttaactgcaagcccatCTCCACTCCGGTCGACACGCTGGCCAAGCTCTCCACCGACACTGGGCCGCTCTTCCACGACCCGTCGCTCTACCGCAGCTTGGCCGGGGCTCTGCAGTACATCACGTTGACACGCCCCGACCTCTCCTACGCCGTCCAACAGTGTTGCATGTTCATGCATGCACCCCGCGATTGCCACTTCCAGCTCGTGAAGCGCATCCTGCGCTATCTCCGTGGCACGACTCACCTTGGACTTCGGATTCATCGTGATGCCGGCACTGAGCTTGTGGcttactccgacgccgactgggccggctgccccgacacgcGCAAGTCCACCTCGGGCTGCTGCGTCTGCCTCGGCTCCAACCTCCTCACATGGTCGTCTAAACGGCAGAGCACCGTTTCTCGTTCGAGCGCCGAGGCGGAGTACAGGGCGGTTGCCAACGCCGTCGCCGAGTCGGTGTGGCTCCGCCAGCTCCTCGGCGAGCTCCACCGGCTTCCGTCGCGTGCCACGGtcgtctactgcgacaacatcAGTGCAGTATATATGTCGAGCAACCCGGTGCAACACCAACGCACGAAGCACATCGAGATCGACCTTCACTTCGTGCGCGAGCGTGTGGCACTAGATGAGATCTGTGTTCTCCATGTGCCCACGAGCTCGCAGTTCGCCGACATCTTCACCAAGGGGCTTCCGACGGGGGTCTTCCTCGACTTCCGGTCCAGTCTCAACGTCGACGCATCCGACGTttcgactggggggggggggggaggggggtgttgGAACGTGCCCACGTCCCGCTCCTCAGGTGGCTAACCATGCAGCCCGCGTCATCCGCGTCCTCAACGGCCGCATGCACTTCGTGCTTATCGTCTCCTGCATGTTAGCGATTACTGGCTTATGCCGTTGTACTCTCCGACGTTCTCACTGCTCTCTCTCTCATGTAAACTGTATATATGTGTGCCGGATGCATGAATACATGCCGTGTGTGAGTGTGGCATAACCAAACTTTTTCTTCTCAAATACTccttctgtaaactaatataaaagtgtttagatcatAATTTTAATGATGtaattagtttacggagggagtactccgGAAGCGCAGGACCAAGGCGATCTCAgcggtgcgtgcatgcatggtccATGCCAAGCGCAGGCAGGGGCACAGAGCAACGGCGTGTGCGAGGTCGCATGCACGCAGGGCCATGCATGTTCGCGTGTGCGACACGTAAACAGCTGCGATGCGATGGTGCGGCTAGATTGACCCATGTGACCATGTACATCGTCCGAGAGATATCCATGTGACGCTCACGTATGTGGCCAGCGCCCAACTGTACGgtcagcgacggcgacggcgacctgAGCAGAGGCATCCTCGCGACGAGTCGCGAATATCCATCCCGCGAGCAACCGCGGTAGGTCCCCGGGCGAGACCGCCGGGGGAAGCCGCACGCGCGCGGCCGGCGACGTGGACTCGACCGCCGCTTTTGGCTCAGCGCAGACGGCCCTCGTGGAGTCACCGTGGTCGAAAGGCAGCTTGCACATGACGTGGCTCACGCTACGTCACCGTGCGCCATGTACGCACTTATCTCCGGACCGGAGGCCAGCTGTCTCGCGTCGAGCTCGCCCGGGCAGTCGGCAATTCCGCACGCGGCGCTGGACTTTTCCAGTGCGGCGAGTCGCCGGCGCGAGGTGCGAGTCAGCGACGCATCGTTGCGTAGCGTTGTCCCACGCGTCCGGTGGCCAAGCGCCCGCGCTGGTGGGCGGCGGAACCTCCGCCGCGCGTGTGCATATCACCCCGTCACTCTTGCTACAGCACTCCCTGTGCACCGTCTACTTGTTTAAACTCTTAAACGGCCTGCGCATATCACTTGTGTGACGCCGTTCGCTTTACGCGAGTAAGTTATTACTACTGCGACGCAAACCATACGCGGCGATCCAAAGCTGCCCAACGTCCCTGATCCGATCGACTTAAAAAAAAAAAACGTCCCTGACCCGATCGACACAGGCCTCGCGACGGTTGCCCCGCTGACTGAAACATGTGGGGCCCCACCTGGCATAAACGGCATGCTCATCGGTAAGGTGTGAGTGATCAGGTGAGATGGAAAACAAAGGCACTTGGCTGTTGGTTTGACGCGGCGGGCATGAGCCGCCATGCTGCCTTTGTGGTTTCACGTCCACGTCGATCTTAATTTTGTATGCGCGCCCTGTCGGGCGAGATGGACCTTTGTGCCGTTCTTTAACTTTAACCATGTGCAGTGTATCTGCCCCTTGGCAATCGACAACAGATTCCTAGTAGTTCCTGCGAGGCTACCAAGAGACGTGGCGATTGAAACCTTCTGGTTTCTCTCCACTTGTCAAATCAGTATGGACGTGTTTGGCAGCCGTAGCAGCCGGGTCTGGCTAGCTCAAGCCTGCGTCACATGAGGCTGGTTGAGCAAATGCAACCTCTGTTGCAACATCTGCATATTGTTTGGTTGCCCGTATCTAGTTCTCTTGTATTAGGGGATAGCTTAGCGCATGGTGTTTGGTTACCCGCATTGTCTAAACTCACACATAAGCACGTTGTTTGGTTGCACACACAGCGCGAGGTGTGCCAGCCTTGTACCCTGTATGGTGAGGTTACCTTACACATGATCATATCTAGCACACCAATACCACAACACTGCAATAACGACGAACTccacgatgatgatgaagttcttcaccGCAAGGCGTGGCGCCGCCTTGGCAACTGCAACGTTGCCAACTTCAACCACGCCAGTTGTGTGCTTTCGCACGTAGTTAGCGTAACCTTCTTCTGCCGCCTACCTAGTTTTAAACCCTCTATGGTTGTTGTTGCTGTAAGATGCCACTTGTTCATTGCAAGCTTTCCATGAACTGTAAACCCCTGGTGCCCTCCCGACAAACACCGCATACCATTTGTCCAGCAGTGCACAAGAGCAGCATTTGAAGCAGCAAGCAAAAGAACAATCAAGAAGCAAGCAATGGAGCAGAAATagtaagcatgcatgatcatatggCATAGTGAGTTCTAACCTAGCACTATATGGTGTCACCCTACTACCATATCCAAAAGAGGGTGTCATCCTATCACCGCAAGTTCACGATCATcatgaggggttagtatataccacctcaacaaaatatacagaccatcaaaCAGTTTCAAGGCCTAGCTACACAAAATATACATCGTCATCGCCGCACCGTCGCCATCCAGGATCATGCACGCGGTAACCAGCAGCAAAGCTCTAGTAGTAGTCCTTgcccagccagctcctgagccagagCACCCTATGGGCGTCTTCCATGGCAACAaacccaacaccctgggccttgttgtccagcaggtggctgagagctgccatgagagcctcATCACTCAAGCCACCTTGCTCCATGAAGGTGTTGTATAGGCCAGGGTGGACGTCGACTGCcttgtgaaaggatcgagatggacctagaggggggtgaataggtacaattacaaactttaattgttacttagcaattttaggcaataatgcgaaagatgaaagtgagcctaacaattgcaagtataaTGCTAggagctaagcaagataaacaagtaacacaactaggtgagtaagcaagcacaatatgatatatattttttgacacctgaaacagtaggagaggctcctactgtgtaATTAAATTAATAAATGGGGGGGATTTACATATGGATCTGTACATGCCATCCCATTTGGGTATGGGTGGAGGTTGGGAAAGAAACAAATCAAAGGGTAGCTACAAAGGAGGTTAGAAAGGAGATATGTTTGTCTCCTACCCTATGAGTTAGGAGAGATAGGTCTTCCACAATATGATAttagtaagtgctaagagacaagtaaccacaagtagagagttagggttagggataaccgcaactctcggagacgaggatgtatgccgatgttcacttccttggagggaagctacgtcaccgttagagaggtggatgttaccatgaaggcacaccaacgccacgaaggtccctattctccctttgagacaacaccacgaaggtgtttctcaaccactagtggtagaccttggggtggtctccaaaccctcacaaactattccgggggtaatcacaacggtcgattcctctccgaaagactcctaccgcctaggagtctgcaacctccaagagtaacaagaacgatggggaaaagctcaagacttgctcaaatcacgaattcctttggtgcaaagaaggggaaggggtggatctatcacttgattggacaacttctctcaaatgctctcaaatcccttagggatctaagatttggtatggaagagtgagagagagagtgaaatgtgttcttgAGGATGCttgaagtgaatggtcaaccctcacACGGGATTGGAGGGAGATATTTATAGTATGCCTCAATAAGTGGCCGTTGGAGCTCAAAACAGCATTGCAGCGTCggacgttgataacccacaagtataggggatcgcaacagttttcgagggaagagtattcaacccaaatttattgattcgacacaaggggagccaaagaatattctcaagtattagcagttgagttgtcaattcaaccacacctggaaaacttaatatctgcagcaaagtatttagtagcaaagtagtatggaagtaatggtaacgatggcaaaggtaacaatagtagtttttgtagtaattgtaacactggcaatgaaaaagtaactaagcaaagatcaatatgtgaaaagctcataggcattggatcagtgatggatcattatgtcggatgcgattcctcgtgcaacagttataacatagagtgacacagaactagctccagttcatcaatgtaatgtaggcgtgtatttcgaatatagtcatacatgcttatggaaaagaacttgcatgacatcttctgtcctaccctcccgtggcagcggggtcctattggaaactaagggatattaaggcctccttttaatagagtaccggaccaaagcattaacacttagtgaatacatgaactcctcaaactacggtcatcaccgggagtggtcccgattattgtcacttcggggttgccggatcataacacatagtaggtgactattgacttgcaagataggatcaagaactcacatatattcatgaaaacataataggtccagatctgaaatcatggcactcgggccctagtgacaagcattaagcatagcaaagtcatagcaacatcaatctcagaacataatggatactagggatcaaaccctaacgaaactaactcgattacatgataaatctcatccaacccatcaccgtccagcaagcctatgatggaattactcacgcacggcggtgagcatcattaaattggtgatggaggatggttgatgatgaggacggcgacggattcccctctccggagccccaaacggactccagatcagccctccgagagagattagggcttggcggcggctccgtatcgtaaaacacgatgaatccttctctctgatttttttctccccgaacgtgaatatatagagttggagttgacgtcggtggagcctcagggggcccacgagggccccctggagctccaccgacctcaactccaactccatatattcgtgttccgggagaaaaaatcagagagaaagattcatcgcgttttacgatacggagccgccgccaagccctaaactctctcgggagggctgatctggagtccgttcggggctccggagaggggaatccgtcgccgtcgtcatcatcaaccatcctccatcaccaatttcatgatgctcaccgccgtgcgtgagttattccatcgtaggcttgctggacggtgatgggttggatgagatttatcatgtaatcgagttacttttgttagggtctgatccctagtatccattatgttctgagattgatgttgctatgactttgctatgcttaatgcttgtcactagggcccgagtgccatgatttcagatctgaacctattatgttttcatgaatatatgtgagttcttgatcctatcttgcaagtcaatagtcacctactatgtgttatgatccggcaacccctaagtgacaataatcgggaccactcccggtgatgaccgtagtttgaggacttcatgtattcactatgtgttaatgctttggtccggtactctattaaaaggaggccttaatatcctttagtttccgctaggaccccgctgccacgggagggtaggacaaaagatgtcatgcaagttcttttccataagcacgtatgactatattcggaatacacgcctacattacattgatgaattggagctagttccgtgtcacgctatgttatgattgttacatgatgaaccgcatcaggcataattctccatcaccgatccaatgcctacgagcttttcacatatttttctttccttatttacttttccgttgctactgttacaatcactacaaaaccaaaaaatattacttttgctaccgttaccgtcactttcatactactttgctactaaatactttgctgcagatattaagttatccaggtgtggttgaattgacaactcaactgctaatacttgagaatattctttggctccccttgtgtcgaatcaataaatttgggttgaatactctaccctcaaaaactgttgcgatcccctatacttgtgggttatcaagactattttctggcgccgttgccggggatcatagctctattctttgagtcacttggatttatatctgctggtcactatgaagaacttgaaagacgcgaaaacaaaaatttatccctcaactacgaggggaggtaaggaactgccatctagctctgcacttgattcaccttctgttttgagtaagcttgcgacacctaaacctgcttctgctattaattctgatatgtcgcatgttattggtgatgccacttctgctatgcatgatacttatgatgaaactgcttctatgcttgatactacggtgccacttggtgaatttcttgatgaacaacttgctagggctagagagaatgaaattgttgaaactgataatattgatgaaagtgatgatgaagattctccccctagatatgaattgcctgttgtgcctgagggctatgttatggatgaagaaactgctagagactttcttgcttgcaatgatagaagtgatcttaagaaattattagctaagctgaaacaaaaaactctaaatgtagaatgaaatatgatcctgcttatgctacttcacctatctttgttactgataaggattatgaattctctgtcgaccctgatataattactttggttgaatctgatcctttctatggctatgaatctgaaactgttgtggcacatcttactaaattaaatgatatagccaccctgctcactaatgatgagaaaactcgctactattatatccttaaaatatttccgttctcattaaagtgtgatgctaagatatggtttaattcccttgatcctggttgtgtgcgtagtccccaggatatgatttattacttctctgctaaatatttccctgctcataagaaacaagctgctttaagggatatatataattttgtgcaaattgaagaagaaagtctcccacaagcttgggggaggctgctccaattacttaatgctttgcctgatcatcctcttaagaaaaatgaaatacttgatatcttttataatggactaactgatgcttccagagaccacctggatagttgtgctggttgtgttttcagggaaagaacaccagatgaagctgaaattctattgaataatatgttgaccaatgaaaataattggacacttcctgaaccaactcctaagccaacgccgaagaaaaggggtgttctatttctcagtcctgaagatatgcaagaggcaaaggaatctatgaaagaaaaaggtattaaagctgaagatgttaagaatttacctcctattgaagaaatacatggtcttaatttactgcctgttgaagaaatatatggttttaattcacctcctattgaagaaacacatggtcttgataacccgacacaggtagtaaaggtaaattctctctatagatatgataaagctgaaatccctcctactaagtttgctagccaatgcttggacgagtttgataactttatggttaagcaagaagattttaatgcttattttggtagacaattaaaacaaaatgcttatatgattgaacacttgggtgattatatgtctagagttaaaggtgaacttaaactcattagtaaacatgcttctatggttaccactcaagtagaacaagtacttaaagctcagaatgatttgctcagtgaattaaatagtaagaataatgattatgctgttagagtggctactagaactggtaaaatgactcaggaacctttgtatcctgaaggccatcctaagagaattgagcaggactctcagagaaataatattgatgcacctactccttctaaaaagaagaaaaagaaaaatgataggactttgcatgcttctagtgaacctattgtagacacacctgagaatcccaatgatatttctatttctgatgctgaaacacaatctggtgatgaacatgaacctagtaataatgttaatgacaatgttcatgttgatgctcaacctagcaatgataatgatgtagaaattgaacctgttgttgatcttgataacccacaatcaaagaatcaacattatgataaga
Proteins encoded:
- the LOC123099643 gene encoding translation initiation factor IF-2-like, producing the protein MHRLLRRTRSADFDAPAPTPLAAVPIATAAPAPVTPSQAAPAAAVAPALRRAHLGDLGKTPMPEGAAAPSSSTSAPRVVPPAPTTGVLRTAGSTPVPRLPLGGTGGALVPHPGLGGSVAGPSSTAGLPPSIAHYFTTKLQLESGPSHGEAHHEVQ